Genomic DNA from Helicobacteraceae bacterium:
TCTATATTCGTCTGTTTTATCGCGTTCAAACAGCGTAAAACGGTTGACGAGCGCCGCGCCGTCAAAACTCGCGCGAACGGCGCCAAAACGATCCGAATCGTCCAAAACCAGATCGCCTTCGGCGATCTCGAAGCCGTAAAGCGAATTAACGTCGAAAATAAACGCGCCGTTTGGATTTAACCGATCGCGCGCGGCGCGAAAAAATCCGCCTAACTCGCCGCCGTTTAGATAATTAACCACGTCGAAAATCGCGCTTACGGCGTCGTAAGAGCCTCTCTCGTCTTTAAGATCGATCCGCTCGGCGTTTAGCCCTCCGCTTCGCGCGTTTTCGACCATTGCGGCGCTTAAGTCGATTCCTTTCGCGGCTATGCCAATCGTTTGCAAACGCGACAAGAACAATCCGTTTCCGCAACCTGCGTCTAAAACGCTCCTTGCTCTTAGCGCCTGTAGCTCGACGATAAAACGCTTATGCAAAGCGGCGATCTCTTTGCGAAACGGTATCAACGGCTCGAAACGAGCGTACATATCAAGCGCGTTATCCATAAACGCAACTATAACACGACAAACCGCTAAAGCAAGGAGTTTGAGAAACGGCGTTTGAGATTTGCGAGTGGTGGCTCCGGGCAGAATCGAACTGCCGACACACAGATTTTCAGTCTGCTGCTCTACCGACTGAGCTACAGAGCCGTCGCTTATAACGCTCGCTTAAAAAGAAGGCGCGATTATAGCCGAGCAAGGCTTAACGCGGGCGTTTTCGCAACCGAGCTAGATCGGTTAGCCGCGATTAAATACGCGAGCTTTATTTATTAAATTCGTGCTATAACGCATAACTTTATTCAAGCGAAATGCGATGCCGCAATATACTGACGACACACAAACTTTGCGACGCGAACTCGATCCGCGCGAGACGCTCAAGATGATTTTTGAATCGCTCGCGCGCATATCTAAAGAGACGCAGATCGATCGTATTTTGACGCTTATGGCGGATTTGGGGCGCGAGCTTGTATGCGCCGACCGCTGTTCGATCTGGCTGCTAAACGAGGACAAAACCAAACTATGGACGGCGGTCGCGCACGGCGTTCCGTCGATCGTCGTTCCGAGCGACAGCGGCGTAGTCGGACACGCGCTTAAAGAGGGCGCGCCGATCATTATCAACGACGCTTACGCCGACGCTAGATTCAACGTCGCCGTTGACGCGCAAACGGGTTACGTTACGCGCAACATTATCGCCCTGCCTATCTATGGCGGCGAAAAGAATATCATCGGCGTTTATCAGGCGATCAACGAGATGACGAGCAAAGCCGCCTTTGACGACGAGGACATAACGCGGCTTGAACTCGCCGCCGTCTATTCGGGCGCGGCGCTTGAATCGGCGATCGCGCGCAAAGAGATTGAAGAGACGCAAAAAGACGTGATTTTCACTATGGGCGAGGCTGGCGAAACGCGCTCCAAAGAGACGGGAAACCATGTTAAGCGCGTAGCCGAATACTCGTATGCGTTAGCGATCGCTTTAGGGCTTGGCAAAGACGAAGCCGAGCTGTTGCGCATGGCGAGTCCTATGCACGATATAGGCAAGATCGCCGTTCCCGATTCGGTTTTAAAGAAGCCGGGCAAGCTGGACGAGGCGGAGTTTGAGATTATGAAAACTCACGCGGCGACAGGCTATCAAATTCTCAAAAACTCCCGCCGCCGTATCTTGAAAGCCGCCGCGATCGTCGCTTACGAACATCACGAAAAATATAACGGCAAGGGCTATCCAAGAGGCTTAAAGGGCGAGGAGATACATATTTTCGGGCGGATCACGGCGCTCGCCGACGTATTTGACGCTTTGGGCAGCGATCGGGCGTATAAAAAAGCGTGGGAGCTTGAGAAAATTCTCGCGCTTTTGAAAGAGGAGCGAGGCGAACATTTTGATCCCAAGTTGATCGACGCGTTTTTTAGCTCGCTCGACGAGTTTTTATCGATCCGTAGCCGCTTTGCCGACGGCGAACAATAGAGCCGTTTATTTGAAACCGCGTTCGTTTTGCCAAAGATCGTTTGAGGTTTCGCGTTTTCGCGGAGGCGTTTAAATAAATCGCGCGCGCCGTTGATTTGTCGGTCTCGTCGCCGCGTAACGTTTAATTAACGTTGCGATTGGACGACGACAAGCCGATCGCGACAAAAGCGGAGCTTATCCGCGCTTAGGCGCTTAAACAAACTTTGTAAAGCGGGTTTTATACGCGCTTGGATCTTTTTAAATAACGCGCGGATTCACATCAAGCAAACGTTATCGCGTTTAAAACGCTTCAATTGATGTTTCGGATTGATTTATCGCTTCCGCTAGTAAAAACGCGCGTATGATTTCCGCAAAACGTCAAGTCGTAAAATTTAAGCGCTTCAGAAAGGATAAGCGCTCGGCGGCTAAAGCAAACTTCAGCCGCCGCGCTTTAGTGAAAGGACAACTGCAATTATCGTCTATCGCCTAAAGATTAGCCGCGTCAGTCCCAAACGACCAACCCAAAACTTCGTTGATCGGCTAGTTATGCTTACTTGTCTAGGCTTGCAAATGAAACGCTCGCGAGAAAGAAGCAAAAAAAGAAAACAAACTTCCGCTATTTCCGCGCGGAGCGATAGGGCGCTTGTCCGCCCGTAATTGCGAAAGAAGGCGGGCGTCCAGATAAATAAAACTCGTATGCGATTTATATCGCGAGGCTTTGGAAGATGGATTTCCGCATTTCACAGAGCCTTGCGGGAATAGATTCCAGCCTTTGCGATAATGACGAGAATAAGCGCAAGTTCCGTCGTTTCCGCGACTCTAACGCGCTCGTAACTAAAATATTACGCTTAAAATTGCATAGATCGGCGAAAAACGCGAGCGTCGATCAATGTTGATTGATAGATAACAAAAAACTCCGCCACTTACTATCTTAATTAAGAATTGCGGGACAACAAACGGCGTCTTGCCCATAAATCGGGTCTTTATGTAACTAGCGATTTTCTCGATTTTTGAGGCGAACGACGGGTAACGAAACCTGTTATAGACAATGGCGTTTGTGATCCTCAAAAAATTTAAGAATTATACCCCCCCCCCCCCCTATACTCTTAAAATAAACTTTGGGCTTTTGTATGGGACAAAAAGCCCCAAACTAAGCCTCTATTTATGTAAAAACCTGAAATAAACCGAATCTGTCTAAAAAGTATTAGTCAAATAATTAAGATTAAAAACGTCGCGTTTTTTATTCGATCAAAAGCGTTTTTGCGCTAGCCGAAACGCGCTTGAACGCGATCGGGCGCGCGGGGTTTTGCGGCTTGCTTTAACGATAACGATTTTAGCGGCGCTTTGCGTTTTGACGGGCGCTTTTATGGCGACTGCAAGCGGCGCGTTTTGGCGGGCAAATCTAACGCCTGCTATGATTTTAACTATGCAAATAACCCTTCTTCAACATACGGATTTAGCGGTTTGCGCTCACGCCATTCGCACCTGCTGGCAGAGCTATGAGAGGTCGGATAACGGGGGCGACGCGGATCGCGCGCTAATCGATCGAGTTGGCAATCAAAACAAACATTCGAGCGTTCTCGAACACCTGTTTTACGTTTTTTACATTCGAGGAATCAGCCGCGCCTGTCTGCAAGAGCTTGCTAGACACCGCGTCGCCTCGTTGTCCGTTAAAAGCACGCGCTACACGCTAAAAGAGCTAAAAAAAGAAGCGGCGTTTGAAACGTTCGACGATCGCGCCAAAAACTATCTCGTAGAAACGGGCGTTGGCGAAGTCGATCGCGCGAGTCTTCTGGCGCTAGAAAGGTTGCGCGAGCTTTTGGCGCGGGGAATCGCCAGCGATCGCGCCAAATACGCCCTGCCCGAAAGCTACAAAACGGAACTTACATGGAGCGTAAACGCCAGAAGCCTGCAAAACTTTTTACGACTACGAACAAGCAGAGCGGCGCTATGGGAGATACGCGCTCTAGCGCTGGCAATTTTCGACGCGTTGCCCAAAGACCACAGATACCTATTCGAGCCGTATATCGATCGCGGCGAAACGAGCGAGTAAGCGATGAAACCAAGCGATTTTTTTCGCCGTTTCGCGATTTTTAGAACAAGTTTAACGCTACTGATCGCGTTAATCGTCGGCGGGTTTTTAACGCTGTCGATTATCGTTAGCCTTTACAACGGCGAGTGGGCGCGAGCGTTCAAGATCGCGGGCATGCTGTTGTTTGCCGCGTTGCTCGTTTGCCTAGCGATAGCCGTAGGCAAGGCGCAAACCAAACGGCGGGATAGACCCGCCGATTAGGTTTTACCAGCGTTGACGCGCGGGGCGAGCGTCGCGCTCGCGCGCTTCGTTCACGCGCAGATTGCGTCCGCCGAAATCTTTGCCGTCAAGATTTTCGACCGCTTTCAGCGCGTCGGAATCGTCCATTTCGACGAAACTAAAACCGCGAAAACGTCCCGTTTCCCGATCCATCATCATTCTAACGGCGCTAACGTTTCCATAAGCCGCAAAAACGGCGCGTATTTGTTCTTCGGTGGCGTTGTATGGCAGATTGCCCACATAAAGCTGTTTCACTATTTTCCTTAAAAATCACAAGGGACTAACGTCCAAGAAAGCCAAGAGGCGACGCGAGGGAAGGTCACTGCGCTAAGCGCTAAACAAACTTATCTCAAACCAACGCACCCCTTTGCCTCAAAAACTAACGCACGATACACAAAAAACGCTTAATTTATTGTTACGGGCGCTATTAAAATTTGTCGGCGATAGAGTTTATAGCAAAAAAATTCGTTTATATAGAGATAGCGAGCGATTTTTTAGTTTCGTTTGCGAAGCGAAACGCCGACGCGAACATGACAAAAGCCGAGATAGAAGCCGCTCTAAACAAACGGCGCTCAGACAAGTCGGGTAAAATACAAACAAAAAAGGAGTTAAATAGTGAAAGTTATCGTAGCGGCAAGCGATTTTTCGCAAAAAAGCTCAATCGTCGTCAATAAAGCCGCCGCGATCGCCAAACTAAGCGGCGCGCGATTGACGCTTTTGCACGCTATAAATCCGCGCGGTTTTTTCGGGCGGCTGTTTAATCAAAAAACCGCGTCGGCTATTGGCGAGATCGAAAAACGGCTACGCTCGACGCTTGAAAATTTGGGCGTCCAAGGCGAGGCGATCGCGCTGGAAGGAAAGCCGAGCGAAACTATCCTCAAAATCGCTAAAGAAAAAAACGCGGATATGACGGCGCTTGGCGATCACGGCGAATTTAATATAGGCGATCTGCTCTTAGGCACGACGGCGAGACACGCGATCGAGCTATCCGATCTGCCGATCCTGATCGTAAAAAGCGAGAGCCCGATTCCGTATAAGCGCGTTTTTATCGCCGTCGATTTCTCCGAGTGTTCGACAAAAGCCGCCGAGTTTGCCGTCAAAACCTTTAGCGGCTCGGAGTTTATCGCTTTTAACGCCTATTTGGCGCCAAGCGACATAACGGATTCGCGCTGCGGCGCTATTACCGACGAAGCAAGCTCTATGCTTGAAACTATGCGGCGCGAAGCGAGCGAGAGTTTAGAGAGGTTCGTAAAATCGCTTCCGCTTAACAATCGCGACGTCAAAACCATGATCAGGGCGAGCGCGTCGCCCTCCGCGACGATTCTGGAAACGGCAAGGAGCGAACGGTGCGATCTGATAGTCATGGGCGCGAAAGGCGTCGAGTCGTTTGTGCCGATGATGATCGGTAGCTGCGTCGAATCGCTACTTCGCAGAAGCGATATAGACATGCTGATTGCGCGACGATGATTCGCGAGTTTTTGAGCGGCTTTCTAATCGAGGCTACTATTTTCGGGGCTTTTGCCCTTTTGGCGTTAGTTTGGCTAAATCGTCGCTTGAAACAAGCAAAAGAGGATCAAACCACGCCCCGTTAAGCGCCGCGCTCCAATGCAGATGCGCGCCCGTAACCCGTCCCGTCGCGCCGACGTAGCCGATTATATCGCCCGTTTTTACCTTTTGATCCGCCGTTACCGCGCCGCGATCCAAATGACAATAGAGCGTGAAAAGCCCTTCGCCGTGATTTAGCAGAACAAAATTGCCGCAGTAAAAATGCGCGTCCGCAAGCGCGACGACGCCGTCGGAGGGAGCTAAGATTGGCGTTCCTTTCGGCGCGGCTAAATCTGTCCCGCCGTGCGGTCTGCGCGACGTTTTATTGATAATCCGCCTTACGCCAAACGGCGAGCTGATCGGCGCGATCAACGGCAGACGCATTCGCGTTTCCCCTTTGAAATTTTCAGAAAATTTGGCGATTGCCGAAGCGGTTATATTTCGCTCTTTTACCACTCTTTGAATCGTTTCGTCGTCGAGCGCCTCCATACTTTTGTCGATAGTAAGCCGCTGAATCGGATAACTTTTCTCGCCAATCCTAAACGGTATAACCGCCGACTTGCCGTCGATCGTTCGGTATGAAGCGTATCCCGTCGCGTTTGGCTTCGCGTCGATCGACACGCCTATAATCGCCGCCCACTCGCCGTTTGGCAACCTATCCACTCTAACGCGCCTATCGCCAAGAAACGCGGCGGGCGCAATATCGCCAAATTCGTTAAGCGGCGCGACCGCGACCCCGCCGGGGTAACTCGCGTCGTCCAAAGCCCGCGCAAAAACGCAAATAAAAACCAAAACAATAAAACGCATTCGTTAGTTTGCGAAGTTTTTGCTTAATGCGGCTTTAGCTATGCTTTTCGCATTCAATATGAAAAGAGCGAATTTATTTTGAGTTGGAACACGACGTTAAACTTTGACGCTCGACCGCTAGACATAACAAAAAGAGGCGATCGGTTTTGGTCTATCGACTCCCTTGGCTATCTTTATAATTTTGATAGAAACGGAAAACCGAAGGGCAAAACGCGAATCGACGAAGCCGAAAACGCGCTGTCGGCGCGTTTTTTGTCAAACGGCGAACTTTTTTTTATTAAAGAAAACGCGGCGTTCGTTTTTTCGCTTGAGCAGAATAGAAGGCTGTCCAAAAGGACTTTGGGGCTAAGCCCGATTGTTTTGAGCGCGTTTAACGACGAGACGTTCGCCGCGATTGACGCGGAAGGTTTTTTGCAGGTTTTCTCTATCGGCGACGTTAACCGTTATTCGCTTTGCCCCGCGCTTTTTAAACGTCCTTCGGCATTGTTTTTCAGCGAAGATAAACGGTTCCTGTTCGCCGCGGAGCGCGAGGGCAGATCGGTCGTCTATGATTTAGCGCTTCATAGAGTCGCGCTTGAGACCAAACCGCCGAAACCGGTAATCGGCGGCGCGTTCTTGACAAACGGGCGGCTTTTGCTCTTTTGCAAAGAGCGCGATCTGCTCGTTATCTCTCGGCACGCGAACGGCGCGGCGCTCGATTCGCTCTCGTTGCCTCGCGCCGCTATGGAAGCCGTAACGACGACTTCGCGCTACGCGTTGCTAGGGCTTGAAACAGGCTTGATCGCGGCTATCGATACGACGCATAATCGCGTCGCTAGATCGTGGAAGGTTTTGAACGAGCCGATCTCCGCTATCAGGCTTAACGGCGAAAACGTTTTTGTGATCGGCGAAAAAGGCGCGATCGCGCGTTACGATCTTAGCGAGCTAAATAAATCTTGTCAGCTTTCGATCGCGTCGGAGGACTACGACTCGGCAAACGCGTTGATTTCGATCAGCGGATTTTGCCTGCTAAACGAACAGTTTTGCGATTGGCTGGAACGCGCTTGGGAGGAAAATGTCTATCCAAGCGCGGTTAGGTTTTTGGAAGAGGGTAAACCAAACCTCGCCAAAGAAGCCGTATCGCCGTTTTGGGACGATCTGCCAAAACGCGCCCGCTTCGAGGAGGCTTTGCCACACTTAAACGAGCTTAGCCAATTGCGCGTTTCGTTCAAAAATCGCCGCATGCGCGAAACGCAGGCGCTGCTTAACGCCTACCCGATCTTAAACGAATCTCTTACCGGCAGGCTCTACTTCGATAAATGGAAAAACGCGGTCGAAACGGCGCTGGAGTTTATCAAAGAGGGCGATAAGGATAAAGCCGTAAAGGTTTTGGAGCCGTTTATGAGCGCGCTGGAAAAAGGGGAAACGGCGCGGCGGATCCTTGATTTTCCGTCGCCGTTTTTGAAGGCGATAGACGCGATCAAAGCGCGAGATTGGCAAGGTTTTAACGATCTGTGCGAACGCGAGCCTATATGCAAGGGGTTGCCGCATTTCGAGTATAAAGAGCGCAAAGCCTCCGCGTTGGAACGCGAGATGATCTTTTGGGCGGATCAGCACGCTTACGCAAACGCTTTAAGCGCGGCGAAAGAGCTTAGCGCGCTTGGCGCTCCGCCCGTTTTGAAAGATCCGATCGCCGCTCTGCTCGCGTTTTTGGAAGCCGAGCAAAAGGGCAAACGCGGCGCGGCGCTGACGCTGGCGGCTAAATATCCGTTTTTGACCGATACGCCGCAGTTTTTAGACGTTTTCAAGGAGAGCAAAGAGCGTTTAGACAGGGCGTGGAAAGCGGCGGCGGCGGGCGATAGCCAAGCGGCGTATCTTTTGACTCTCGACGAGGCAAGCAATCCTCTATATGTGGATTACGCGGCGTTGGTTCTGCGAATAGGTTTTACGGAAGAGATTCGGCGCGTGGTGGTCGCGCTTGCGCTTAATTGGGAGGAAACCGCTAAAAATTACGAGCGCTATTTTGGGCGCGATCCGCTTTTGCAATTAGCTTACGAGGCGCAGGGCAAGTTAGAAACGCTTCAAAAAACGCCAAATCCTAGACTGGTTAGAGGTTACGAACATTTCGATCTGCCGCAGTCGGTTTTAACTTTTACCGATCTAGGCGAGAAAGAGACGGCTCGGACGTTCTCAAGCCTTACGCGCGTTGGACTGATCGCGGCGCTGATAGTTGTTGCCGTCTTCGCTTTTTGGCTCTTTACCGTTCAGCGCTTCTAGCGCAAACGCGGTTTTTGCGAACGCCATAAACGGCGCCGGCATTCTCTTGATCGCGCCGCCAAGCCATCGCGTACATCCAAAATATTATGCGCCGTCGTTTTTAAATTAGTTGGAAAATATTAAACAAGTATTGACAAAGCGAAAAAAAAGAAATATAATCAAATAGATACTTGGCAAAAGAAGATTTTTGAAATAAAATGAAACGCTTAAACGTTAATACTTATTCAACTACCGCAAAACATTCTTTTGCTGATAAAGCGGCATACAATACAAGAGTAAAAATATTCAAAAAATTATTAGCAATTATCGATCTTGAAAAAGCAGAATCAATAATTGACGTTGGAGTTACCGCCGATAAAACATATATGTCGTCAAATTTTTTTGAAAATTTGTTTTTGGATCATAAAAAAATTACGGCGTTTTCCGATCAAGACGCAAGCTGGATGGAAAACGAATATAAAGGATTAACATTTAAACAAGGAACGGTGCTTGATATGCCGTTTGAAAATAATACTTTTGATTTAGTTTTTTCATCCGCCGTAATTGAACATGTAGGTTCAATAAAGAACCAAAGTAAATTTCTAAGCGAATGTTTTAGAATATCGAAAAAATATGTTTTTCTAACTACGCCAAACAGACATTATCCAATTGAATTGCATACCGCTATGCCATTTATACATTTATTGCCTAAAAATATACATAGGAAAATATTAAAATTTATTGGGAAAAGTTTTTTTGCATTAGAAGAAAATTTAAACTTATTAACAAAAAATGATTTACGAAAATTATGTTTTGAAAATGGTATTCCTGAATATAAAATATTAACAGTTAATTTCTTAGGATTGCCTTCAAATTTATTATTAATATTAACAAAAAATTAAAGCAAAAACAACGGCGCGTAATAAGGTTGTTTGCACTTCGCGGTCTTGCGGCGGTTCGGACTACGTTTTGGCTATGCTCTCCGTTTCGTTCCACTCCCATGCCAATCCTTTCGCGTTTTGTCGGCAAACGCTGGATATTTCTTTATTCGCGCCGTCAAGCCGTTGCATACGTTCGGAACGTTCTATATCAAATATTCTTGAAAAAAATTTGATAAAGCTAAAATTTCGTATTGCATAACGCGTTTTATGAGGAAATCGTTCAAAATAAATACTAACTAAAGACAATAACGATTAAAAATATTTTCGCATAAACTTAATTTGCGCGGAACAAAGCGGAGCGCTAATTTGGAATTAAATGTTCCTCCGCGCCGCCGTTAGAATCGTATGGGGACGTAAAACAAACGCCGCTCTTTTTGCTAGAGAGTATCTGCGTAGCAGATGTTTGCGGCGTATTAACTTTATCGGTTTTAGCAAGCGGGTAAAACGCGACTTTTAAAGCCGGCGAACCCGCCGCGTAACTTCGCTCCTATTTTCGTCCAAGTCTTATTTTATCCGCAATTTCAATCAGCGGTTAGTTTTGGCTATAACGGTAATTTTCTCCGGCTTAAAAATTTCAATCGCTTTTTGAATATCCGCGGCGCTTAATGGATCGTCGTTATCAAGCGCGCTTTTGGCGGCGGGTTCGTCGCGTATCGGTTTCGTTTTGGCTACGGCTTCGTTTTGGCTTTTGGCGGCTGAAGCGGCGGCATTAATGTTTGCGTTGTCGGGGTCGGTTGGCGAAGCGTCGCTCGCGTTTTTAGCGGCGGGTTCGTCGCTTGCCGGTTGCGATTTGACGGCGATTTCGTTTGATTTGGCTTCGTTTTGGCTTTTGTCGGCTGAAGCGGCGACTTTAACGATCTTGGTTTGTTCGCCAAAAACCTCGCGCAAGATTTGCAAAAAGGTTTTGTAGTCCCTTCTTAGCCGCTCCACGCCCGCGCCGCTCTCGGCGAAAACGGCTCGAAACTCGTTGTTTTCAAACGCGACAAATGTTACCGCCTCGCTAAACGCCGCGCCTAGTTCGGCGTTACGATCGTAAAGGCGCGCCGTTAGCAGATCGATTGGCGCGGTCTGCCCAACCGATTGACGACCGCCAAAAGAGGACGGGGGACGGCTCGCGCGATCCGCGTTGTCGGCGGATCGTTTTTCTTCGCGCGTCTCGCCGTTTTGAGCGCCGTTTGTCGATTGCGCCAGTTCGTTTTCAATCCGCTCGATCGCGTCGGCGATCGCTTCGGGGCGGAGCGCCTCAATCATCTTTAACGCCGTTAATCCTAGCGTAAAACCGCCGTCCGCGCCAAAATGTAGCAAACTTTTCGCCTCCGCCGCGATCTTAAAGAAGCGCTCGATCACATTAGCGCTAAAAGGCGCGCGCGGTTTGAAAAGCCGCTCTTTAAGAAAATCTATCATCTCGTTGATCACCATTTCGGCGTCGCTAGATTCGATCTCCTTGACAAACGAGATCGCGCCGCTTTGATCGCGATCGAAAATCCGCGCGAAAAAGGTCTCGATTTGCGACGGGTCTAAAACGCCGAGCATCTCTACGGCGGCGTTTAGCTCCAACGCGCCCTTACCGTAAGCGATCGCCTGCTCCAAAAGCGTCAATGTGTCGCGCATGCTGCCGCCGCCCGAACGCGCTATGATCTCCAGCGCGCGATCGTCGGCGCGAATCGATTCTCGCGCCATAATGTGCTTTATGTGCGCCAGAACCGCCTCAAAGGCGATTTTTTTGAAACGAAAATGCTGCGATCGCGACAAGATCGTCGCGGGAACTTTCATCGGATCGGTCGTGGCGAGCAGGAATTTAATATAGCTAGGCGGCTCCTCTAACGTCTTTAGCAGCGCGTTAAACGCCCCTTTTGAGAGCATATGAACCTCGTCGATGATATATATCTTAAACCGACCGAGCGACGGCGCGTATTTGGTCTGCTCGATCAGATCGCGCACGTCGTCTATGCCCGTGTTGCTCGCCGCGTCCATCTCGATAATGTCGATATGCCGTCCTTCGTTTGCCTGACGGCAGTTATCGCACTCCTCGCACGGCGCGGAGCTTACGCCCTTTTCGCACAGAAGCGATTTGGCGAAAATCCTCGCGCTGGAGGTTTTACCGCTGCCGCGCAAGCCCGAGAACAGGTAGGCGTGGCTTAGCTTGCCGCTATCGAGGGCAAGAGAGAGCGTCTGACTTACCGCCTCCTGCCCGATTAGCTCTTTGAACGATCGCGGGCGGTATTTAAGGGCAAAAACTTGATGTTCGCTCATCGTTTCGCCGCGTTGTTCGCGCTCATTTTTCGCCTTTCGCGCTTAACTTTAGTCTCTC
This window encodes:
- a CDS encoding class I SAM-dependent methyltransferase, giving the protein MYARFEPLIPFRKEIAALHKRFIVELQALRARSVLDAGCGNGLFLSRLQTIGIAAKGIDLSAAMVENARSGGLNAERIDLKDERGSYDAVSAIFDVVNYLNGGELGGFFRAARDRLNPNGAFIFDVNSLYGFEIAEGDLVLDDSDRFGAVRASFDGAALVNRFTLFERDKTDEYRRFDWQITQYFHSAKTIERTLSAAGFSAIKRKDIRLYDGAKADKLLFIAEI
- the thyX gene encoding FAD-dependent thymidylate synthase, which codes for MQITLLQHTDLAVCAHAIRTCWQSYERSDNGGDADRALIDRVGNQNKHSSVLEHLFYVFYIRGISRACLQELARHRVASLSVKSTRYTLKELKKEAAFETFDDRAKNYLVETGVGEVDRASLLALERLRELLARGIASDRAKYALPESYKTELTWSVNARSLQNFLRLRTSRAALWEIRALALAIFDALPKDHRYLFEPYIDRGETSE
- a CDS encoding RNA-binding protein, encoding MKQLYVGNLPYNATEEQIRAVFAAYGNVSAVRMMMDRETGRFRGFSFVEMDDSDALKAVENLDGKDFGGRNLRVNEARERDARPARQRW
- a CDS encoding universal stress protein, with the translated sequence MKVIVAASDFSQKSSIVVNKAAAIAKLSGARLTLLHAINPRGFFGRLFNQKTASAIGEIEKRLRSTLENLGVQGEAIALEGKPSETILKIAKEKNADMTALGDHGEFNIGDLLLGTTARHAIELSDLPILIVKSESPIPYKRVFIAVDFSECSTKAAEFAVKTFSGSEFIAFNAYLAPSDITDSRCGAITDEASSMLETMRREASESLERFVKSLPLNNRDVKTMIRASASPSATILETARSERCDLIVMGAKGVESFVPMMIGSCVESLLRRSDIDMLIARR
- a CDS encoding peptidoglycan DD-metalloendopeptidase family protein, with translation MRFIVLVFICVFARALDDASYPGGVAVAPLNEFGDIAPAAFLGDRRVRVDRLPNGEWAAIIGVSIDAKPNATGYASYRTIDGKSAVIPFRIGEKSYPIQRLTIDKSMEALDDETIQRVVKERNITASAIAKFSENFKGETRMRLPLIAPISSPFGVRRIINKTSRRPHGGTDLAAPKGTPILAPSDGVVALADAHFYCGNFVLLNHGEGLFTLYCHLDRGAVTADQKVKTGDIIGYVGATGRVTGAHLHWSAALNGAWFDPLLLVSSDDLAKLTPKGQKPRK
- a CDS encoding class I SAM-dependent methyltransferase, which encodes MKRLNVNTYSTTAKHSFADKAAYNTRVKIFKKLLAIIDLEKAESIIDVGVTADKTYMSSNFFENLFLDHKKITAFSDQDASWMENEYKGLTFKQGTVLDMPFENNTFDLVFSSAVIEHVGSIKNQSKFLSECFRISKKYVFLTTPNRHYPIELHTAMPFIHLLPKNIHRKILKFIGKSFFALEENLNLLTKNDLRKLCFENGIPEYKILTVNFLGLPSNLLLILTKN
- a CDS encoding DNA polymerase III subunit gamma/tau, with product MSEHQVFALKYRPRSFKELIGQEAVSQTLSLALDSGKLSHAYLFSGLRGSGKTSSARIFAKSLLCEKGVSSAPCEECDNCRQANEGRHIDIIEMDAASNTGIDDVRDLIEQTKYAPSLGRFKIYIIDEVHMLSKGAFNALLKTLEEPPSYIKFLLATTDPMKVPATILSRSQHFRFKKIAFEAVLAHIKHIMARESIRADDRALEIIARSGGGSMRDTLTLLEQAIAYGKGALELNAAVEMLGVLDPSQIETFFARIFDRDQSGAISFVKEIESSDAEMVINEMIDFLKERLFKPRAPFSANVIERFFKIAAEAKSLLHFGADGGFTLGLTALKMIEALRPEAIADAIERIENELAQSTNGAQNGETREEKRSADNADRASRPPSSFGGRQSVGQTAPIDLLTARLYDRNAELGAAFSEAVTFVAFENNEFRAVFAESGAGVERLRRDYKTFLQILREVFGEQTKIVKVAASADKSQNEAKSNEIAVKSQPASDEPAAKNASDASPTDPDNANINAAASAAKSQNEAVAKTKPIRDEPAAKSALDNDDPLSAADIQKAIEIFKPEKITVIAKTNR